One window of Sulfurospirillum sp. 1612 genomic DNA carries:
- a CDS encoding NAD-binding protein, whose protein sequence is MLARLFITFAYFLNSSSSYENAKRFVYDVLENPRSRIKPYFDALIIILVFSTVGMLIYDIGHHIPYHFEVVENVAISVFIFEWLGRFWISSDLRKMVILYHKKMLDYNRNPSVLAILKMIIQKKVQYIISPMSIIDLLAILPMFRPLRILRVFLIFRLLKMFRYTKSFNAFFSILHDKNFEFKFLFLMGLFAVLVSSTIIYVFEGVGNNPNINSYLDAVYWAMTTISTVGYGDITPVTLSGKIVTVFLISGGFLILVLATSIVTNALSEKIEIVRENKFLAKAQKLSDLIVVIGFGRMGQVLAEELKRTQKEFIVVDHDKEKIQEAKNLGYLYMQADASNYDTIDTIIFNNDVEKVVISTENDALNLSILLTIKAERNAIEVIVRSNSYENIKKFKIAKADHVIFPYETVAEVGVEYIGNCVKFDTIDNILLRKEGMTLDEIDILEGSHFVGKSISDLGMQDLDIIPIAVLKEGDLHNFIFNPSKEDYRLGVKDILIVMGDETHINKIRTEITRQLA, encoded by the coding sequence ATGCTCGCAAGGCTTTTTATAACTTTTGCATATTTTTTAAATTCGAGTTCAAGTTATGAAAATGCCAAAAGATTTGTTTATGATGTATTAGAAAATCCAAGATCACGAATCAAACCCTATTTTGATGCTTTGATTATCATCTTGGTTTTTTCTACTGTGGGGATGCTGATTTATGATATTGGACACCACATACCATACCACTTTGAGGTCGTTGAAAATGTCGCGATTAGCGTTTTTATCTTTGAATGGCTTGGTAGATTTTGGATTAGTTCTGATTTGCGAAAGATGGTGATTCTTTATCATAAAAAGATGCTTGATTACAACCGAAATCCCTCTGTTTTGGCTATCTTGAAAATGATAATTCAAAAAAAAGTTCAATACATCATCTCTCCGATGTCCATCATCGATTTACTGGCGATATTGCCGATGTTTAGGCCTCTGCGAATTTTACGTGTTTTTTTGATTTTTCGCTTGTTGAAAATGTTCCGATACACCAAAAGTTTCAATGCATTTTTTAGTATTTTGCATGATAAAAATTTTGAATTTAAGTTTTTATTTTTAATGGGTCTTTTTGCGGTATTGGTCTCCTCTACCATTATTTATGTATTTGAAGGAGTAGGGAATAATCCCAATATAAACTCTTATTTAGATGCTGTCTATTGGGCTATGACGACGATATCTACGGTAGGCTATGGGGATATTACACCGGTGACCTTGAGTGGAAAAATCGTGACAGTGTTTTTGATTAGTGGGGGATTTTTAATACTCGTATTAGCGACTTCAATCGTGACCAATGCACTCTCTGAAAAGATAGAAATCGTGCGAGAAAACAAGTTTTTAGCAAAGGCACAAAAATTATCTGATTTGATTGTGGTGATTGGATTTGGAAGGATGGGGCAAGTATTAGCAGAAGAATTAAAGCGTACCCAAAAAGAATTCATCGTCGTAGATCATGATAAAGAGAAGATTCAAGAAGCAAAAAATTTAGGCTATTTGTACATGCAAGCCGATGCGTCAAATTATGATACCATCGATACTATTATCTTCAACAATGATGTCGAAAAAGTCGTTATTTCAACAGAAAATGATGCGCTGAATCTCTCCATTTTGTTGACTATCAAGGCAGAGCGAAATGCAATAGAAGTGATTGTGCGCTCCAATAGCTATGAAAACATAAAAAAATTCAAGATAGCCAAGGCAGATCATGTCATCTTCCCTTATGAGACCGTGGCCGAGGTGGGGGTGGAGTATATTGGTAATTGTGTTAAATTTGATACCATCGACAATATTTTACTGAGAAAAGAGGGGATGACTCTGGATGAAATTGATATCTTAGAGGGGAGTCACTTTGTGGGCAAAAGTATTTCAGATTTAGGTATGCAAGATTTAGATATTATTCCAATAGCAGTCTTAAAAGAGGGTGATTTACACAACTTTATATTTAATCCCTCAAAAGAGGACTATCGATTGGGAGTCAAAGATATTTTGATTGTGATGGGAGATGAGACTCATATTAATAAAATCCGCACTGAAATCACAAGGCAGTTGGCATGA
- the gatB gene encoding Asp-tRNA(Asn)/Glu-tRNA(Gln) amidotransferase subunit GatB, which yields MFEVIIGLEVHTQLNTKTKIFCNCPTSFGDEPNTHVCPVCLALPGALPVLNKEAVKKAIAFGTAINATVHQKSIFNRKNYFYPDLPKGYQISQFEIPIVEGGEILIDMDDGTTKRIGVTRAHLEEDAGKNNHMGATSHVDLNRAGTPLLEIVSEPDMRSADEAIKYLKKLHSIVRYLDISDANMQEGSFRCDVNISIRPKGEEKLYTRAEIKNLNSFKFIQKAIHYEIERQVSAWEDGIYEQEVVQETRLYDIDKDETRSMRGKEDSAEYRYFPDPDLLPVIIPDEMLEECRKIPELPDAKKLRLVNDFGIKPYDAQVITSSVEMAKYFETMLSLGADAKTSVTWLSVELQGRLNNGMSLQNCPVDAPKLATLVKRIQDATISGKAAKEVLDFILEDEEVSVDDAIDKLGLKQVSDDGAILELIDTILAANEDKVEQYKSGKAKLFGFFVGQVMKASKGTANPAKVNALLAQKLGS from the coding sequence ATGTTTGAAGTTATTATCGGTTTAGAAGTACATACGCAATTAAATACAAAAACGAAAATCTTTTGTAATTGTCCAACCAGTTTTGGAGACGAACCCAATACTCATGTGTGCCCTGTTTGTCTGGCACTCCCTGGAGCACTCCCCGTACTGAATAAAGAAGCGGTGAAAAAAGCCATTGCATTTGGTACGGCTATCAATGCTACGGTGCATCAAAAATCCATATTTAACAGAAAAAATTATTTTTATCCGGATCTTCCAAAAGGGTATCAAATCAGTCAATTTGAGATTCCAATCGTCGAAGGCGGTGAAATTTTGATTGATATGGATGATGGTACAACCAAGCGCATCGGTGTGACGCGTGCCCATCTTGAAGAAGATGCGGGCAAAAACAACCACATGGGTGCTACGAGTCATGTGGATTTAAATCGTGCCGGTACCCCACTTTTAGAAATCGTCAGTGAACCAGATATGAGAAGTGCTGATGAAGCCATCAAATATCTCAAAAAACTTCACTCCATCGTGAGATATCTTGATATTAGTGATGCCAATATGCAAGAGGGAAGTTTCCGTTGTGATGTTAATATCTCTATCCGACCAAAAGGCGAAGAAAAACTTTATACACGAGCAGAAATTAAAAATCTTAACTCTTTTAAATTCATACAAAAAGCGATTCACTATGAAATCGAGCGCCAAGTGAGTGCGTGGGAAGATGGTATTTATGAACAAGAAGTGGTTCAAGAGACACGGCTGTATGATATCGATAAAGACGAGACCCGAAGTATGCGTGGTAAAGAAGATAGTGCCGAATATCGCTACTTCCCAGATCCTGACCTTCTGCCGGTGATCATTCCCGATGAGATGCTAGAAGAGTGCCGCAAAATCCCTGAATTACCTGATGCAAAGAAGTTGCGCTTGGTCAATGATTTTGGTATCAAACCGTACGACGCACAAGTGATTACAAGCAGTGTGGAAATGGCGAAATATTTTGAGACAATGCTCTCTTTGGGTGCTGATGCTAAAACAAGTGTAACGTGGCTCAGTGTTGAGTTACAAGGTCGTTTAAATAATGGCATGAGTTTGCAAAACTGCCCTGTAGATGCTCCAAAGCTCGCGACTCTCGTAAAGAGAATCCAAGATGCTACGATTAGTGGTAAAGCAGCCAAAGAAGTGTTGGACTTTATTTTAGAAGATGAAGAGGTAAGTGTTGATGATGCGATTGATAAACTGGGCCTCAAACAAGTCAGTGATGATGGTGCTATTTTAGAGTTAATTGATACGATATTAGCAGCAAATGAAGATAAAGTGGAACAATACAAAAGTGGTAAAGCTAAACTGTTCGGATTTTTTGTCGGGCAGGTGATGAAAGCGAGCAAAGGTACTGCAAATCCTGCGAAAGTCAATGCATTACTTGCCCAAAAACTAGGTAGCTAA
- a CDS encoding F0F1 ATP synthase subunit A translates to MNEPFTFLGLVDHGYSYLFVSHMLLVAVIVLVIAKLATSSLQLVPRGAQNVMEAYLEGILSMGKDVIGEDLSRKYLPLVGTLGLMIFFANVMGIIPGFESPSGNLNMTIALALIVFVYYNFEGLRVNGFIHYFGHFMGPLKILAPLMFPIEIVSHLSRIISLSFRLFGNIKGDDLFLAVILMLAPWIAPLPAYALLVFSAILQTFIFMILTYVYLAGAVLISEDH, encoded by the coding sequence ATGAATGAACCATTTACATTCTTAGGCCTTGTAGATCATGGATACAGTTATCTTTTTGTATCTCACATGCTTCTCGTTGCGGTTATAGTCTTGGTGATTGCTAAGCTTGCTACGAGTTCGTTGCAATTAGTTCCAAGAGGCGCCCAAAATGTCATGGAAGCTTATCTAGAAGGCATACTATCCATGGGTAAAGATGTCATAGGAGAAGACCTTTCAAGAAAATATCTTCCATTGGTCGGAACACTGGGTTTGATGATATTCTTCGCCAATGTTATGGGTATAATCCCAGGATTTGAGTCACCATCTGGTAACTTAAATATGACGATTGCCTTGGCACTTATTGTATTTGTATATTATAATTTTGAAGGCTTAAGGGTTAATGGATTTATCCATTATTTTGGCCATTTTATGGGACCTTTGAAAATTTTAGCCCCTTTAATGTTCCCAATCGAAATCGTCTCACATTTATCACGAATCATCTCACTTTCATTTCGATTATTTGGAAATATCAAAGGTGATGATTTATTTTTGGCTGTTATCTTGATGTTAGCACCATGGATTGCACCACTTCCTGCTTATGCCTTGTTGGTGTTCTCTGCCATATTGCAGACGTTTATCTTCATGATTTTGACCTATGTCTATCTTGCGGGTGCTGTTTTGATTAGTGAAGACCACTAA
- a CDS encoding TIGR02757 family protein, translating to MSKKSVFDLLLSEAAKRDNKKEIHDQKPDPLLVAAPYRDEYIALICAMYSYGNAMMIVKFLKTLDFSLLDHDAQAIQTTITHHYYRFQTTQDTQEIFLTLQKLKQSTSLESIFMQGYKQKHDVMDGIFMLIDALYSTNPYRSRGYEFLIGKIPKKTPSAPYKRWHMFLRWMVRKDALDLGLWSHVDTKDLLIPLDTHTFNVGKKLGLIQRKTYDFKAVLELTNALKALDPRDPVRFDFALYRLGQENLL from the coding sequence GTGTCTAAAAAAAGTGTTTTTGACCTACTGCTCTCAGAAGCCGCAAAACGCGACAATAAGAAAGAGATTCACGATCAAAAACCAGATCCTCTATTGGTTGCTGCTCCTTATAGGGATGAATATATCGCGTTAATTTGTGCAATGTACTCTTATGGAAATGCCATGATGATTGTGAAATTTCTCAAGACGTTGGATTTCTCATTGTTAGATCATGATGCACAAGCCATCCAAACGACTATAACACATCATTATTATCGTTTTCAAACGACTCAGGATACGCAAGAAATTTTTTTGACCTTGCAAAAACTCAAGCAAAGTACATCGCTTGAATCAATTTTTATGCAAGGATACAAGCAAAAGCATGATGTGATGGATGGTATTTTTATGCTCATTGATGCCCTTTATTCTACTAATCCTTACCGTTCACGCGGTTATGAATTTTTGATTGGAAAAATACCCAAGAAAACCCCATCAGCCCCTTATAAAAGATGGCATATGTTTTTAAGATGGATGGTGCGAAAGGATGCGTTAGATCTTGGATTGTGGTCGCATGTGGATACAAAAGACCTCTTGATTCCTTTGGATACGCATACGTTTAATGTCGGAAAAAAGCTAGGCTTAATCCAGAGAAAGACGTATGATTTTAAAGCCGTACTTGAATTGACAAATGCTTTGAAAGCACTCGATCCACGTGATCCGGTACGGTTTGATTTTGCATTGTATCGTCTGGGTCAAGAAAATTTACTCTAG
- a CDS encoding ABC transporter permease, whose amino-acid sequence MPLLSTFTIVFVFVFSFILPYFYRVSPYDFDYHAILLSPSWEHWCGTDRLGRDLLARLMQGGRVSLSIGVFSALIASFVGVMIGISAGYFKGTVDKGIVIMIDLFLTFPTFFLLLALVSYVNASILVLIIVISVTGWMGMARMIRSESFAISHMPFIKILKIAKVHPLKIIIKYYLPLIAPIFLISFTFGVSGSILAESGLSFLGIGINPPQISWGTIISEGKEVIDIAWWLSFFPGFMIFLVTFSLINISDFLQSKTNEKEILSV is encoded by the coding sequence ATACCACTTCTGAGTACTTTTACGATTGTTTTTGTATTTGTCTTTTCATTTATATTGCCTTATTTTTATCGAGTATCGCCGTATGATTTTGATTATCATGCGATTTTACTCAGTCCATCATGGGAGCATTGGTGCGGTACCGATAGGCTCGGTAGAGATTTGCTCGCTCGTTTGATGCAAGGGGGTAGGGTCTCTCTTAGTATTGGTGTTTTTAGTGCCTTGATTGCTAGTTTTGTTGGCGTCATGATAGGAATTAGTGCGGGATATTTTAAAGGCACCGTGGACAAAGGCATCGTGATCATGATAGATCTTTTCTTGACTTTTCCTACGTTTTTTCTCCTTTTGGCGCTGGTGAGTTATGTCAATGCTTCTATTTTGGTACTCATCATTGTCATCTCTGTGACCGGTTGGATGGGGATGGCACGGATGATACGTAGTGAAAGTTTTGCGATTTCTCATATGCCTTTTATTAAGATATTGAAGATAGCAAAGGTACATCCACTTAAAATTATTATAAAATACTATTTGCCTTTGATTGCCCCTATCTTTTTGATTAGTTTTACCTTTGGAGTGAGTGGCTCGATTTTGGCAGAAAGTGGACTGAGCTTTTTGGGTATTGGTATCAATCCACCGCAAATCAGCTGGGGAACCATTATCAGTGAAGGTAAAGAGGTGATTGATATCGCGTGGTGGCTTAGCTTTTTTCCGGGTTTTATGATTTTCTTGGTGACATTTTCATTGATTAATATCTCCGATTTTCTGCAAAGTAAAACCAATGAAAAAGAGATATTAAGTGTCTAA
- the flgK gene encoding flagellar hook-associated protein FlgK, whose product MSLFSTLNTGYSGLSASELATSVTGQNISNANNDYYTRQRIVTSASTPLSVSPGSVGTGVTVTSIERIHDEFVYQRLKDSSNQLSYNQYSQQTLEEIAGYFPDLQGSGISQDLSNYFNAWNDVTTNASDASQKVSLVQSAVTLSANISNTRDQLRTLQDSLNDQVKANINEINTLGQQIADLNKSIATAESVSGNNANDLRDQRDNLELNLSKLLDIAVFKGNVSTQNIIDSNATDQGNDYNINIAGNSFVDGPTFRPLVAENVSNQSNYYSVYSVSQDGTKANLTDKISGGKLGAILDIRGRTFDTTSQGGFPSDGVLQDYIDKLDSFANTLITQTNTIYAQSASTSMTTPAQENLDANTILVNTDKHINTGSFDVVMYDNAGTEVGRKTITIDGTTTMDDNSISDSIVKQINAPTDNNHDNNNTNDINSKFTAQYNGSTFSLTPTSSNVSGAYKISIEDNGTNFPGTIGINQFFSGTNAKDIKVNDVYEENPASVQGYKAPIDGNNDVANAMVQLQYDNVNFYGSNNTITQEQLSGYYGAITTEIASDGEQAGNNVDTSNALFQTVQTEFQSISGVSTDQELTNLIKFQAAYGANAKVITTIDQMLTTLLGIKT is encoded by the coding sequence ATGAGTCTTTTTAGTACACTAAATACAGGATATTCCGGACTTAGTGCCTCAGAACTTGCCACTTCGGTAACGGGACAAAATATCTCCAATGCCAATAATGATTACTATACCAGACAGAGAATTGTCACATCTGCCTCCACGCCTTTGAGTGTTTCACCAGGAAGTGTTGGCACGGGAGTCACAGTCACCTCTATTGAGAGAATTCATGATGAATTTGTGTATCAAAGGCTCAAAGATTCTTCCAACCAACTCTCTTACAATCAATATTCCCAACAAACACTCGAAGAGATAGCGGGCTATTTTCCGGATTTGCAAGGCTCGGGTATTTCACAAGATTTAAGCAATTATTTTAATGCGTGGAATGATGTGACGACAAATGCGAGTGATGCTTCTCAAAAAGTTTCGCTGGTTCAAAGTGCCGTGACACTTTCTGCCAATATTTCTAACACACGCGATCAATTACGAACATTACAAGACTCTTTGAATGATCAGGTAAAAGCAAATATTAATGAAATCAATACATTAGGGCAACAGATTGCTGATTTGAACAAAAGCATTGCAACCGCGGAGAGCGTGAGTGGCAATAATGCTAATGATTTAAGAGACCAAAGAGACAATCTTGAGCTTAATCTATCAAAACTTTTGGATATTGCAGTGTTTAAAGGCAATGTCTCAACGCAAAATATTATTGATAGCAATGCGACAGACCAAGGCAATGATTATAATATCAATATTGCGGGCAATTCTTTCGTTGATGGCCCGACTTTTCGTCCATTGGTAGCTGAAAATGTGAGTAATCAAAGTAATTATTACTCTGTTTATAGTGTCTCCCAAGATGGAACAAAAGCGAACCTTACGGATAAGATTTCAGGTGGGAAATTGGGCGCGATTCTCGATATTAGAGGACGAACTTTTGACACGACTTCACAAGGCGGATTCCCGAGTGATGGTGTGTTGCAAGATTATATTGATAAACTAGATAGCTTTGCCAATACACTGATAACACAAACCAATACTATCTATGCACAAAGTGCGAGCACAAGTATGACCACTCCTGCGCAAGAGAATTTAGATGCCAATACGATACTGGTCAACACCGATAAACATATCAACACCGGATCTTTTGATGTGGTGATGTATGATAATGCCGGTACAGAAGTAGGTAGGAAAACCATCACCATCGATGGCACAACGACGATGGATGATAATAGCATCAGTGATAGTATTGTCAAACAAATCAATGCTCCAACAGATAACAATCATGATAACAATAATACCAATGATATCAACAGTAAATTTACAGCACAATATAATGGCTCTACCTTTTCTCTCACCCCAACCAGTAGCAATGTCTCTGGGGCTTATAAAATATCAATCGAAGACAATGGGACAAATTTCCCCGGAACCATAGGAATCAATCAATTCTTTAGCGGTACCAATGCCAAAGATATCAAAGTGAATGATGTTTATGAAGAGAATCCCGCCTCAGTACAAGGGTATAAAGCCCCAATTGATGGTAATAATGATGTGGCCAATGCCATGGTGCAATTACAATATGATAATGTTAACTTTTATGGTTCAAATAATACAATCACACAAGAACAACTCTCTGGTTATTATGGAGCCATTACCACGGAGATTGCAAGTGATGGTGAACAAGCAGGCAATAATGTGGATACTTCTAATGCACTGTTTCAGACGGTACAGACAGAATTTCAATCCATCAGTGGGGTTAGTACTGATCAGGAATTGACCAATTTGATTAAATTTCAAGCTGCTTATGGCGCCAATGCGAAAGTGATTACGACGATTGATCAAATGTTGACAACCCTATTGGGTATCAAAACATAA
- a CDS encoding flagellar biosynthesis anti-sigma factor FlgM produces MISNINATNTAILQNTQNSQEKKGTAQVKENKVLNKVDSIKEQIKNGTYHVDIQKTAQSVFEELI; encoded by the coding sequence ATGATTTCAAATATAAACGCCACCAATACGGCGATCTTGCAGAATACACAAAATTCTCAAGAGAAAAAGGGCACAGCCCAAGTAAAAGAAAACAAAGTGTTAAATAAAGTCGACTCTATAAAAGAGCAGATTAAAAACGGTACGTATCACGTGGATATTCAAAAAACTGCACAATCTGTCTTTGAGGAACTTATTTAG
- a CDS encoding rod-binding protein, translating to MTNTIDNSIAKSYIGKVNIASDLSKENDVKLKEQTDKFEAFFIKKVLDVSMKNDNPLFGKSAGDGIYHSMYNDAISESMGGKFGLSQILFNFLKQKG from the coding sequence ATGACAAACACAATTGATAATAGTATTGCCAAATCTTACATCGGTAAAGTGAACATTGCATCTGATTTATCCAAGGAAAATGATGTGAAACTCAAAGAGCAAACGGATAAATTTGAAGCTTTTTTTATCAAAAAAGTTTTGGATGTGTCGATGAAAAATGACAATCCACTCTTTGGAAAAAGTGCTGGAGATGGTATTTATCATTCGATGTATAATGATGCTATTAGTGAATCCATGGGAGGAAAATTTGGATTGAGTCAAATCCTATTTAATTTTCTCAAACAAAAAGGTTAA
- a CDS encoding flagellar basal body P-ring protein FlgI: MKRFILLCLILSNLSFLQAEKIKNIANIIGVRENQLIGYGLVVGLNGTGDGTSSKFTLRSLANLLQTVNVKISSSDIKSKNVAAVIVTTKLGAFARQGDKMDVVISSIGDAKSLQGGTLLLTALKGVDGKIYALAQGSITIGGMNPKRSKGQVNHATNGTIFNGAIVERDVAYDLYDKKFADLSLKHSDFNTAITIEKTLNTYFEQNVATAIDPRTIRLKKPDNLSMVAFLAKMENVNVKYEKEEKIVIDERTGTVVSGIGIHVSPIIITHGDITIKIEPRKVMPKGKEQVNLGDGVKIAVNQNELNMKEKDITIANITRALHKLGATPKDIISIIENIKRAGAINAKLEII, translated from the coding sequence ATGAAGCGCTTCATACTATTGTGTCTTATATTATCAAACCTCTCTTTTTTGCAAGCGGAGAAGATTAAAAATATTGCTAATATCATTGGTGTGAGAGAAAACCAACTCATCGGATACGGCTTAGTTGTCGGGCTCAATGGAACGGGCGATGGCACGTCATCTAAATTCACACTGCGTTCATTGGCCAATCTTTTGCAGACGGTGAATGTCAAAATTTCTTCCTCTGATATCAAATCCAAAAATGTTGCGGCGGTTATTGTAACGACAAAATTGGGTGCCTTTGCGAGACAAGGGGACAAGATGGACGTTGTCATCTCTTCAATTGGAGATGCCAAATCGCTTCAAGGTGGGACGCTTTTACTCACCGCTTTAAAAGGGGTCGATGGGAAGATTTATGCGTTAGCACAAGGCTCCATTACGATTGGGGGAATGAATCCAAAAAGGAGCAAAGGACAGGTCAATCATGCTACCAACGGCACGATTTTTAATGGTGCGATTGTTGAACGCGATGTCGCGTATGATTTGTATGATAAAAAATTTGCTGATTTGAGTTTGAAACATTCAGACTTTAATACCGCCATAACAATAGAAAAAACATTAAACACTTATTTTGAACAAAACGTCGCAACAGCGATAGATCCTCGTACTATTCGATTAAAAAAACCAGATAATCTTTCTATGGTAGCATTTCTAGCCAAGATGGAAAATGTGAATGTGAAATATGAAAAAGAGGAGAAAATTGTCATCGATGAACGCACAGGCACCGTCGTCAGTGGCATTGGTATCCATGTGTCACCTATTATCATCACACACGGTGATATTACCATCAAAATTGAGCCAAGAAAAGTGATGCCAAAAGGTAAAGAACAAGTGAATCTAGGGGATGGTGTTAAAATCGCAGTCAATCAAAATGAACTCAACATGAAAGAAAAGGATATCACGATTGCTAACATCACCAGAGCTTTGCACAAGCTAGGAGCGACACCGAAGGATATTATATCGATTATCGAAAATATCAAACGAGCCGGTGCCATCAATGCGAAATTGGAGATTATATAA
- a CDS encoding ATP-binding protein, with amino-acid sequence MLRLNQLYFRNYFLLFFGTIFVVSLVGYFLLEKIEISNHKMMLQNMINQFIVSTHDIKDSQKRLVAIRSKTSVRVTIVDLKGDVLDESDRNIKGMENHLHRPEIQQALKQEFGESVRYSESIDTNMLYVAKKYQDYFIRMAFPLNNIKSKFLKFWFGAIGLFSLSMLFSIWISVRINRKIKKDLVAIMKSLENMLNKKYELEFDESKCCSEFNTIAKQITKVSKKLEKREKQKTKYAKNLKALSKKQSDIISAISHEFKNPIAAVIGYAQSVKDDHNLSLGIRDKFLDKVINNAHKISMMINRLSMAIKFENDTITPELTEFNLAVIVQDVKDMLIQKYKDRTIIVAVDEIKIQADRVMIENVLTNLIENALKYSEGDVVVRTENNTLEVIDSGIGIEPQDVQNITKRFYRVESLKWDNSIGVGLYIVEYILKIHRCKLKIESTPAKGSKFSFDLQPLLS; translated from the coding sequence TTGTTGAGGTTAAATCAGCTCTATTTTCGTAACTATTTTCTACTCTTTTTTGGGACGATTTTTGTGGTCTCTTTGGTGGGGTATTTCTTGCTAGAAAAGATAGAGATTAGCAACCATAAAATGATGCTTCAAAACATGATTAATCAGTTTATTGTATCCACTCATGATATTAAAGATTCACAAAAACGCTTGGTGGCGATTCGCTCAAAAACCTCGGTGAGGGTGACGATTGTTGATTTAAAAGGTGATGTGCTTGATGAGAGTGATCGCAACATCAAAGGGATGGAAAATCACCTCCACCGACCTGAAATCCAACAAGCACTCAAGCAGGAGTTTGGCGAGAGTGTGCGCTATTCTGAGAGTATTGATACCAATATGCTCTATGTGGCCAAAAAATATCAAGACTATTTTATTCGTATGGCATTTCCCCTCAACAATATCAAAAGTAAATTTCTCAAATTCTGGTTTGGTGCTATTGGACTTTTTTCACTCTCGATGCTTTTTTCAATTTGGATTTCTGTGCGGATTAATCGCAAAATCAAAAAAGACCTGGTGGCGATTATGAAGAGTTTGGAAAATATGCTAAATAAAAAATATGAACTTGAATTTGATGAGAGTAAGTGTTGTAGTGAATTTAATACCATAGCCAAACAGATTACTAAAGTATCCAAAAAATTAGAAAAACGGGAAAAACAAAAAACAAAATATGCCAAAAATCTCAAAGCCTTGAGTAAAAAACAGAGCGATATCATCTCTGCGATTAGTCATGAATTTAAAAATCCAATAGCTGCTGTGATTGGCTATGCTCAAAGTGTCAAAGATGACCATAATTTGAGTCTGGGTATTCGCGATAAATTTTTGGATAAAGTCATCAATAATGCCCATAAAATATCCATGATGATTAATCGATTGTCTATGGCAATCAAATTTGAAAATGACACGATAACACCAGAATTAACAGAGTTTAATCTCGCTGTGATTGTCCAAGATGTCAAGGATATGCTGATTCAAAAATACAAAGATCGGACTATTATCGTCGCCGTAGACGAGATTAAAATTCAAGCAGATCGCGTGATGATTGAAAATGTTTTGACGAATTTGATCGAAAATGCGCTCAAATATTCTGAAGGCGATGTCGTGGTGCGAACCGAAAATAACACGTTGGAAGTGATTGATTCAGGCATTGGGATTGAGCCTCAAGATGTACAAAATATCACCAAAAGATTTTATCGTGTTGAATCGCTAAAATGGGATAATTCCATCGGCGTAGGATTGTATATTGTTGAATATATTTTGAAAATTCATCGATGCAAACTCAAAATTGAAAGTACACCAGCGAAGGGCTCTAAATTTTCCTTTGATTTACAACCTTTGCTCTCTTGA
- a CDS encoding response regulator transcription factor, translating to MSAQIIIIEDEEDLLELLEYHLSKAGFRVVGFLSTKKVEDFLLEESADLMIVDRNLPGVEGSEFVKYLRKNGYKIPAIFVSAKDSDKEIEEGFLRGGDDYVTKPYNINELILRIKAILRRTKSYVESGKLAYKDIVLDIDKREVFVAEELVALSKLEFDLLLYFINNKNIVLDRNRLLEDVWRDTYLKQDKTVNVTVNRLKNRIDKENKKGYINAIRGVGYKFC from the coding sequence ATGAGTGCACAAATTATTATTATTGAAGATGAAGAGGATTTGCTAGAGCTTTTAGAGTATCATCTATCAAAAGCAGGCTTTCGTGTTGTCGGTTTTTTATCTACCAAAAAAGTGGAAGATTTTTTGTTAGAAGAATCGGCTGATTTGATGATTGTCGATCGCAATCTTCCTGGCGTGGAGGGGAGTGAATTTGTCAAATACTTACGAAAAAATGGCTATAAAATTCCTGCAATTTTTGTAAGCGCCAAAGATAGTGATAAAGAGATTGAAGAGGGATTTTTGCGAGGGGGAGATGATTATGTCACAAAGCCTTACAATATTAATGAGCTGATTTTGCGCATCAAAGCGATTTTAAGAAGAACAAAATCCTATGTTGAAAGTGGCAAGCTGGCTTACAAAGATATTGTACTTGATATTGATAAAAGAGAAGTATTTGTAGCCGAAGAATTGGTAGCTTTGAGCAAATTGGAGTTTGATCTTTTACTCTACTTTATCAATAATAAAAACATTGTGCTAGATCGTAACAGATTATTAGAAGATGTGTGGCGTGATACGTATCTAAAACAAGATAAAACCGTCAATGTGACTGTGAACCGTTTAAAAAATCGAATCGATAAAGAGAACAAAAAGGGTTATATTAACGCGATTAGAGGGGTAGGGTACAAATTTTGTTGA